A window of Hevea brasiliensis isolate MT/VB/25A 57/8 unplaced genomic scaffold, ASM3005281v1 Scaf7, whole genome shotgun sequence genomic DNA:
GTCAATATTCTCAATAAATTTAATGGGGTTAGGTTAGTGTCAATTCAAGTGAAGTATGAGACAAAACATTGAATAAGGAAATGGGATCAATTTCAAAttctttttgtttttaataaAGTAATCGTTtgcaaatattaaaaataataaaaaaaaggacAAGTTGTGAGTCGCAATCTCACATGCTAAGAAACATGGTACGATAGACCCAAATAGAAAAGGCTAATTTGCTAGGAGTTATGGTAGTAGGATGATCCCAGTTTTTCAAAAACAACTAGCAAACTAGCtaccaactcaattcaactataATTCAAGTCATTCTTTTCCTATCAGAAAAGCTTCATGTTactgataaaaatatttttttaaatatattaattaaatgatgttaaaaattaatttaaaaataaatttaatatattttaactataaaaactttaaaataattaaattattttttaataaaatatattcatAGTAGGTTCATCGAAGCCTCGGACCCTCGGGTCTTTAAATTCTTTTGAAATTATTGGACAAGCAACGCCTGCTTTTCTTTAACATAATCAGAAATGACTTAGAATCCATCTAAGTCAGTGAAttgcaaaaataataataattaactatAACAAGTCATATTCATGCATAGAATTGGTACAAATGATGGCTACACTCTATTGAGCAATTTCCACTGCACCAGAATATAGTTCAGCTTTCTAAATCTTGAccttaataagaaattaaacaacTAAATCTACCAAACTTCACagaaatcaaattattaattgcaGTTTGCAAGAGTTCTTACCTGTTTTGCAATACAATATCAATTATATTTGCATTTCTTCGTGACAAAGAACAAGAATGTGTTGAATGTTCAAACTAAGGTCCTTAATTGAATCAATCTACAAAAATAAATTAGCTTTACAATATCATCTAATCAAATAGAGTTCATCCCTGTGAATCCAAGATCATCTCATGCTTTTGCTGGTTTCAGACGTGATTTGATGTGAAAAGTTTCAAAATCTGGAGAAaagatcttttatacttaggttTGATTTTTCATTCACCAAAAGTTGGGATAATGAAGTTAAATAAGAACTCAGAATGGTAATTGATTTATTTAAGAAAAAAgataggaagaagaagaagaagaagaagaaacaatatCAAGGTTTTGTGAACTCTGGAAAGATGAGTAGCGTTGCCATAATAAGTAAATTCAGACTTCCTGTGTTCTGTTTTGGAAAGAAGAACACGGCCAACAATGTCAAACCAAAGGGGTGTGGTCCAGAATAATAGTTATTTCAATGTGCAGGTGTGTACAGTGAGTATACACAAAAATTGCAGCAAAACTAAGCATATAATAGCCCAGAGACGGAACATTCTGATCAGGATAAATTCACTTTTcactttataaatataaattcttACTTGCAACTGAAATTCATCCATTATGCACTTCACATATACAAGTAACAGTGTAACACATTAGCTTAAGACATTGGTAAGATAAAGCAATGGAAAATGAAGCAGTTAAAGTAGGCCAAACCAAGCGAAAAATCTATTACTTGCCCTACATTTAGGGGTGAGCAtacggttcaaaccgaaccgaagcgaaccgaattaaattataaaaatcgaaccgtaaattttagaaactgaaccgaaatggatgaaaaatcaaatcgaaccgaaccactctatttcggttcggttcggtttaaaccgatcggtttgattttttattgattttttaatttagacttgattttcaagttatttggtataattttaactttggtttgaacctaataaccattaatcaatgaaattaaacaattaatatatacaaaattaaatataattcataaatttttcataaaaataaatcaattcaaaaatcaattctgTTCGATTTAGTttaatttgactatataaattactattcagttcagttcgatttaaccgatttttttctctttaaaaccgaaccgaaataaccaaaattttttataatgtaaaaccgaaccgaaccgatttaattttaaaatcaaaccgattgaaccgaattgactcgattcgatttttcgatttgaaccgaattctgctcggCCCTACCTACATTGCAAAAGAAAGAGACTCACAACTACTGAATCAAAGAGTAATTCCCATAGGGGACATGAATATGAATATATTAAGGCTTGCACTTTGCTTACACAACAAGATGTTCTTGAGGAGAAATGAAGTGTGAAAACTCCAAACCAGAGTGATAATTCTTTATGTTTCTCTATGTTCAATTTATCATCAACTTCAGATTTCTAACTTGCCCAACCCTGCTTGCCCCTCCCACTTAGGTCTGCAGAGAGCTCTCTGATAGCAGCCCGGGAGTCACCATTTGAATTACACTAGTATTGAGCAGTCCCATCATCAACTTGCTTGCTTCTATTTAATGAGTAAAAAACCCTTCTCTTTCCTTAATAAGAGGTTGCCCAGTTTGACAAATAACCTAGCTTTCTGTCAGGTACACCCTCAAGATACAACACTGTTACTTCCCTTTTTGCATAGGTATCCAGCTCTATGTAGCATGTGTCATTCATGAGATCGTCTGGATTGCTTATAGGGATTAGTAACCTCTCCCTTGAATACGTACCATGGTCACTCATCATAATATTAAGCTTGCCATGAATGAAATATAAAGAACTTCCATAttcttaaaagaaaataaaaaaaataaaatcgttCAGGAAAATTAGCTTTCAGTTGAAGAAGGTTGTGGTTGGGGTGTGTGGGGAGGAAGAGAACTCTAAGATCAAACTTTCAATTTCGTCCCTGCCCAACACCCCTCATGGTAGTGCTAATTTTTCCTCTCCCAAACTCTAAATACAGCTTGGACTGGGATTTAAGCCAATCTTGAaacctcttttcctttttttttttttttcaaataacctCTTTTCCATGTTCATCAGCTATGCAGAAAAATCTTTGAATTACTTTACAGAAAAGCAAGCAATACATCTAGAGGAGTTAATCACAAGCTACCTACTTTATGCTTCAACTGAACAAATGGTTTCAGTACTCTCACCGTAATTAGAAGGTGCGCTATAAATTCTCTGAGTCATTACACAAGCCACTATGCAGCCTAGTCCTTCCTACCCCTGGAAGCCTCATAAATCATTGAATTAACAAGGCACTAAAGCCAACAATCCAAAAGTTTAGCTAAATCTACCAAATAAGTAGCACCAAAAGGTTTCTTACCATTCTAACCTAGGTTCATCACATCTTGTTAGTTCACTGcttctagaaaaaaaaaatcgacTTTGCTGCTTGATATCTATATCATCCCATTGGACACGGTTTTATCCGAACAGAGAAAACCCTGTAGAATGAGGTCCAAATTATAAATCACAATCAGTAAGGtctcacataccatggacaaccTACACAACTGTTGATAGCAACTCTCATTCTGTTATTTGTGTTGGCTACCCAAGCACACCCATTAACACATTTATCCATCCTCAGCAACCCTTAGCATGGCATCCTTTGCTCTCACAAAGTATCAAAGATTTGAAGAAAAAAACAAGGTAACAGTGATGAGCTCCACCAACTAGCCAACGATTATTATCTCACCAATCACCTCTCTTAAACCAAAGCAAGAAAATGCCTTTCTAACTTCTCTTCAAGTCCTCAACTAACAGCTGTAGAAATGAGCTCCTCAAGCTTAGGGTTACTGATTTTCACATCTCACCCAACTTCACAACCCCTCATTCACCAATTTTGAGGAAGATATTAGTTTTTTCTTAACAGAAATCAATGCTTGACaccaaagaaaattaaaaataagctaACAGCTGAAAAAACACAAATGTTAGCAATTTCAATCAACCATATGAAAGTAGCAAAAAAAGCAAAGAACTTGAAATTGTACAATGCTTGAACCGAACACTTGACTGCAAGACTAGCAACTGTATCCCCTCTTACAATCTTATGCGAAATAGCGAACTTCCAGATTCCATTATCTCTCCAGAAACTTCCAGACACGGGCTTCCCTAGTACTTCCTTCAATTTCCACGGATTCATAAACGCGCTCCTCACAATCCCACCGTCCGAAGCCACCGAGTTCCACACCCTGCAAACGCAGCTCGCCCGCGCCAAGTCTGCCACCGAAAGCTTCTCGAAGATTAGCTGGAGTGTGTCCCGGCACGTGAGCGCCGAGAAGAGATGGTGATTGCGGTCTCAACAGATATGTCGGTAGAAGATTCCGGTGGGTTGAGGTGCCGCGTGAGGATCCAGTCGTCGTCGCCAAAGCAGCCCATCGTTTTACAGAGAGAAGAGGGAGATATGGGGGATATTAAAGTAACAGGAATTGGATGGTCGTTTTAAGACTGGGCTTTATCCTTTTACCATTATATTTTGCCCATAGGGATTATTCATTTGATATCATTTCGAACTTCGCCTTCGTGATGGTGTTTGTGGCTGTGGCTATGTTAATATCAAGTGGGAAGGAGCATCCCAGTATGCCCTTGAGGCTATGAAATTATTAGGTATGTGTTGCCAGGGGAAAGTTGTAGCTTAtgggttttgatttttttttcttttcctcttgAGAGAGTTGAGACTTAGATGGCTCTACAAACTTAAGTGATATGCTTTTAATCCCTGAATAAACCAAATTAAGCGGCTATGGCTTTGTTAATGTTGTTTGCTTATACGCCAAAAATGTTAAAGAAAGAAATTGCACACGTAAAATCTTCAAGAGCATCTTTGGTATTATAAAATCCAGCCATAGCAAAGGAATTTGGTACAATAATGCATATTAGGGAAGTACACACAAAAGATATGGCACATAATGGGAGTAATGCCATGTTTAGATTCAACCTCTAATTGGTGACTACTAAGCACTCTCTGAGAGTCTTGGTGCAGTGAAGGCAATAGATCAAGTGCCCCATCCATGGCCAAGTCCATATGCGTCCATGTATCCCGCTGCATGAGCATGACCGTGATGGTGATCATGGCCACCATGACCATGATGATGGTGATGGTGATGGTCACCGTCTTTTGCTTCATCCAACATTTTCTGGATATGCTCtggtataggttcttcttcaccTTTCCTAATTGATTTTGGTAAAGAGGATACAAACTTTACAATATTCTCAGCTAGCTTATCTGCAGCATCTTCCTGAACTCATCAAGACAAGAAACATAACTGAATTGCAATTCAAATGCAGGGATTGCAATATTTCATCCATGTGGCAATcaggaaaaacaaaggaaaccttATGAATAATTCAATAACATAGTTGCCTATTAAATATGCTTTAGATTTCAATTGCTGACATAAATGAATTGGTGAGAGAAGGCAGAAAATTAAGCTAAGGACAAGAGTTACTAGAATGATGCCCTCTACTTCGCTCAATGGAGAAGAAACAAATAGCCTACCTTGATCTCAAGGGGGAGGGGGCGTCAGTTTAACAAAAGATAATCTCAATTCCTTGGGAAGCTTTGATCCCCAGGAGAGCTTAATATGACCGTATATACAAACTCATGAAAAGCAACTGAGCTGATGCATGTTCTTATCTTCACACTGTTCCAGTTAAAGCAAGGCAGTTAGTTCTTTCTCTCCAACATATTGGGTCAAGTGGCTTGATTTGACTATTATTCTTCAAGATGGTTATGGTGAAGATTCAAAAGTAAAGGGGGAAAGGTGAAAGAAAACTTGTAGGTTCAGAACAAAAAGGGGCATTAAGAAGATTGGTGAGGATGAACTCCAAGAGGATAAAGAATAGGTTTCAAGGTTAGATTAGCATTTTTCTGTCATTAGTCAACAGCAAAACAGTATATGCCCCATGCACAGATACATAAACATGAATAGACTTCACTCTCTCAACCAATGACGATCTTTGACAAACAAAGCCCAGTTATATCTTTTCATGATAAATCCATTGCTTAAATCTCATGTTTCAGTTGATCCATTACATCAAGTCTATTCTTTTCATGATAAAATAGGGTAAATCTTACAGCAAGCTTTAGACCATTTTGggacaatctcattataactctagAAGGTCTTCCATTGATCAAATATTTTTAGAGGCACATTCATAGTCTGCAACTGGCTATTTAGTATTGACATATAAACTGCTATGAGATCATCAACTATGGAGAAGATAATTCAAGTGAACAAGTAAATAAATAATAACACCTAGAACCTGGAACAAACTGATGCTGTCATGCATATACAACTTTTTCAATTCAGAGATAAATTTTGCCCATTAGAAGATATCAAGTAGTTTTGTCATTGAAGTTGACTTCAAATATAGGAGGTGCCATAATCCCAATACCAAACACTCTATTCCCACTTACTAATTAGTCACAGCTGATTCAAGAATCAGTTGCGCTCAACAGTTAAAATTTATGATCACAGGGTTATATGGTACATGTGCAAGTTTACAATCTGTCAAACCAGTCAAAGATCTAATTATGATCTACACTCAATCAAAATCAATTTATAAAGCATCATTCGAGAGAATCCGTAAAACAAATCCAAATGCAGCTCAGAGTTTGGAATTTGTAATCAACATAcgcatttaaaagaaaaattgaaaaaagggAGTATATATGATTATGATAAATCCTCACCTGAGGCCACCGCCCACTGGAGTGAGAAACAAATATTGCATGTGGAAGTGCCTCAGCTACCCTGCGCCCCTCCTCACTCCACTCGTTGGACCAACTGTTAGACCACATCACCTGCATTGGCATTTCCTTTATCCCGTCCAAACCACCCCATTCTGCTATACTAAAGCTAGAATTCAACTTCTTTCCCGTATCCACAACTGCTCTCCTCCCATCCCTTCCTTTCAGAATCACTCTATGTGCCTCCAAATCCAAACCACCAATCCCCCTAGAACAACACAAGTGAATCAATCTCTCATATGCAAAATTTGATCCCAAAACAATCTCTCTAATTACTGGCATTTTCAAAACCCACAAAGGCAAAGCTGGTCTTGACCCAATATCTACAAGAGTGATGCTTCTAACCAAATTTGAGTTCTCCAAAACCCAATTTGCCACCATTCCTAAGCTTGAATCATGCAAAACCAAATGCACAGGGGCTAACCCCATTGTTTCAATCACTTGTTCCAAAATTCTGCCCATTTCTTCACTGCCCAATGCAATAGGCTTAACCACactctttaatttattataatgagCCACAATTTCCTGATGAGGAACCTCACCTGTTTCAACCATGTTATCAAAAACCCAAAACAGACCCTTCTCTTTAATCAAACCATACGCATCCAATAACCTCTCCAAAATCCCATTTCCTCTCTCCTCAGACACCTCTACTGACTTATCAGAGAATCCATTCCCAGGCAAATCAAACACAACTCCATGAATCTCTTTTGAGCCCAAAAAGTCAATCACTTTCCTAAACGAAAAAGAACTGAGACCCAAGCCATGAATAATCAGTACCTTCTCAGTCACATAACCCTTGCTCCTGCTTTCCACTGCGAAAATCTCGGTAGGTGGTAGGTTCTGGGCTAGCTGGACTTTAATGGTACGTCCTTTAGAGTAGTGTTGGCGCAGAGGGGTCGGAAGGGAAAGGAAAAAGGATCTGGGGTCTGAAGAGGAAGAGGCAGAAGAGAGAATGACAGTTGCGAGAGTGATTAGAGAGACTGAAAGAGTGAAGTAAAACCAGAAAATGAATGGATTATTTCGTGCTTGTGTGTGGGGTTCTGGTTTGGGTTTTGGATTTTTGGGCGGCAAAGTTGGTTCCTTTTTAACTTTTCGAGGCTGTGGCTCTGGTTCTTCAGTGATTATTGCCATTGGAGCGGAGGAACTGCAAAATACTGGGAAGATTTTCGAACAAAAGATCTATGTACTAAAAGATCTCAGTCCGCAGAGAGATGGATGACGTGTCGAAAACTTTTCAAGAGTTTCAAAACGACATCGTATGATTAAAAAAAATCCTCCTTGTCCTTGAAACGCCGTCGTTTGGAACACTTGTTTCTTTAAAAGTAGTGAACTTCATTGCTCTAGGACAGGCCTTAtcaccttcttcttcttcttctttttcgtcttcttcttcttcttgtctcTGATATCTCTGTGGAATTCGCTGCTATACACTCGCTGGAATCGCCAATGATGCAGCCGCTCTCCTTCTCAGCGTCCCTTACTCAATCTTCTCGATCTCTCTACTATCGATTCCTCTCTAGCTCACTTCCTACGTCCTTTTTCCCGAATATCAGAACTCAACCCAAATTCTACTCTAATTTCTCCAAATGCCCTCTTTTAATAAAAGGTTGTAGTTCTATCACAGCCAAGCCTTCTTCGCAAATTCGCAGGAATATCACCCATAAATCCGAACCGGACGAGAAGCTCCGTGCCCTCCGTGAGCTGTTCTCCAAGCCTGGGGTTGGCATCGACGCGTATATTATACCTTCTCAGGATGCTCACCAGGTTCATTTCTCAGCTGGGTTTTCGCCTATTTGGTGCAATTTTGCCTGATAATGACTTGTCTGCTCCTTTGTGTGTGATAATTTGGTGCATCTTGTAGCGTTTGCTTTGGAACTATGAGCTTTATTGGTTTCTAatcctttaaattttattttgtttggtCTATCCTTATTTGAATTGAAATGGTTGGCGTTGTTTTCAAGCATTT
This region includes:
- the LOC110659992 gene encoding protein AUXIN RESPONSE 4 — translated: MAIITEEPEPQPRKVKKEPTLPPKNPKPKPEPHTQARNNPFIFWFYFTLSVSLITLATVILSSASSSSDPRSFFLSLPTPLRQHYSKGRTIKVQLAQNLPPTEIFAVESRSKGYVTEKVLIIHGLGLSSFSFRKVIDFLGSKEIHGVVFDLPGNGFSDKSVEVSEERGNGILERLLDAYGLIKEKGLFWVFDNMVETGEVPHQEIVAHYNKLKSVVKPIALGSEEMGRILEQVIETMGLAPVHLVLHDSSLGMVANWVLENSNLVRSITLVDIGSRPALPLWVLKMPVIREIVLGSNFAYERLIHLCCSRGIGGLDLEAHRVILKGRDGRRAVVDTGKKLNSSFSIAEWGGLDGIKEMPMQVMWSNSWSNEWSEEGRRVAEALPHAIFVSHSSGRWPQEDAADKLAENIVKFVSSLPKSIRKGEEEPIPEHIQKMLDEAKDGDHHHHHHHGHGGHDHHHGHAHAAGYMDAYGLGHGWGT